The genomic DNA TGCGCCATTACGTGATCGACGCCATCAAGCGCTGGGAAAAGCGGGTGATCATCACGGAGGTACACTTCGACGACCGGCCGCTGGATATCGACGGAAACCTGCTGCTGGTGCATATCGCCTACCGGGTGATCCAGAGCCAGGTTGACGGCAACCTGGTCTATCCCTTCTACAGAGAAGACCCGAACAATCCCGCGCCCAGCTATCCCCAGCCGGAACCCGAGCCTGAGCCGCCGCCGGTGCGCAGGGTGCGCCTGTCGCCGGACGTGCGCTCGCTGTTCAATCTGCTCTGGTTCGACGCAGCCGAGATGAGCCCCGATCCAAATGATTTCTTCATCTGGCCAGCCGGGGAATACGAAGTCGCCTACATCGAGGGAGCCTTTCAGGACCGCAACGGCAAGTGGATCGTCAGCGATCCAGGTGACAACCACGGCCATTACCTGACATTCGAGGGAGCGCCAGAAACGGAAGCGCCCCAGGCCGAGCACGCCCTCTATCTGGCCGCGAGCGGTCTGGGCTTCGACACCCAAAGCCAGGCGGAAGATAACGCCGCTGGCACCGTTCACCGGATCACCACGTTGGAGCCGGGCCGCATCGGTCTGTTCTATTTCGAGGGCAAGAAAGAATCCCACTACCTCAACAACACCTCCGGACAGCCCAATCCCGTCTGGCAACTGCGCGGCCCGCTCTGAGGCATCCCGCCTCCGACACATCCAGGTCCCTTCCGGTAAGTAACCGGCGTGGCGAGAGCATCAGGCGCTCTCGCATAACCGCCGAAAACCGGAGAGACTATGGGCCGCGCAAGCATCGGATACATCAACAAGGATTATGAATCGATCCGCCAGGAGCTGCTGGCGAAGATCCCGCAGCTCACCGACCGCTGGACCGATTTCAATCACTCCGATCTCGGCGTCGTCCTGCTCGATCTGTTCTGCGGCGTGGGCGACATGCTGGCCTATTACCTGGACGCCCAGGCGGCGGAGGCCTTTCTGCCCACGGCCCGCCAGCGGCAGAACGTCATCAACCTCTGCAAGCTCATCGGCTACCGGTTGGACTCGCCGGTGGCCTCCACCACCACGCTGCGTTTTCGGCTCTCCGCCCCGCTTGGCAAGGACCTGACCATTCCGGCGGGGACGGCCTGCCGCGCCTTGCTTAGTGACGGCGAGGCGGATTTCGAGACGGTCGAGGACGGCCTGATCCCGCGAGGCGTGCTCTCGGTGGACATCCCGGCCCGTCAAGGCGTGCGCCGCACCGAGACCTTCACATCGACGGGGCTGCCATTCCAGCGCATCCGCCTGACCGGCGACGTCATCGCCCAGGGCACCATCACCGTTACGGTGGGGGACGACGCATGGAGCGAGGTCGATCATTTTCAGGACAGCTTGGCCGACAGCCGCCATTTCATGGCCGACCTGGATGCGCTCGACATCTCTACCCTGATTTTCGGCGACGGGCAAAGCGGCGCTGTACCCGCTCAGGGAAGCGCCATCACCGTCAGCTATCTGCAGACCATCGGTGACCAGGGCAATCTCGGTCCGAACCGGATCTCCCAACTGCTGAGCCCGGTCTACCTCGACGGCGGCCAGGTCTCCCTGACCGTCACCAATCCTGTTCCCGCCACCGGCGGCGCTTCGCGGGAAGCCCTCGAACACGCCCGTCGACAGGCACCGGCGGAGCTGCGCAGTCTCTGGAAGGCCGTCACCCTGGAGGATTACCAGGCCCTCGCCGAGGGTTACCCCGGCGTCGCCAAGGCCAAGGTGCTCGACACCAATGCCTGTCAGAACATTCGCTATTACAACGTCCAACTGGCCATCGCCCCCAACGGCGGCGGAATGCCCTCGGCGCTGCTCAAGCGGGACCTCGCGGAGTTTCTCGAGCGCCGCAAGGTCATCACGGTTGAGATCAATCTGTTCGATCCGATCTACCGCCCCGTTTCCATCGACGCCGAGGTCTACATCTGGCCCGGTGAACCGCTGGAAAACGTGCGCAGCCGCATCGAAGCAGCGCTCACCGATTTCTTTTCCTTCGACGAGGTCTCCTTCGGTCAGACCATTCACTTCTCCGACCTGGTGGCCCTGATCGATGGCGTGCGTGGCGTCAGCCACATGCATCTCTACGCGCCCCAGCAGGACATCGAGCTGCGCCACGGCGAAATCCCGGTTCTCGGCACCGTCAACCTCGATCTGCGGAGGGCCGGTTGATGTCGGATTGGTTCAAGGACAATCTGCTCGGCCTGCTGCCGCCGCTTTACGAGCACAACGACGAGGCCGGTGACCTGCGTACATTTCTGAGCCTTCCCGCCGGGACGCTGGACGAGCTCAAGCAGGCCATCGACGACTTCCCGACCATTTTCGATGTCGATCACTGCGACGAGCGCTTCCTGCCGCTGCTGGCGAGACTGGTCGGCCTCGAAGTGGACGGCACCTGTTCGCCGGACTGCCAACGCCGCCGCGTGCGGGAGGCGGTCGAAATCTATCGCCGCAAGGGCACCATTCCGGCCATCGAACGCGACTTCGACGCGCTCGGTTGGCAGGGGGAACTCCAGGAAACCTTCCGCTCGGCGCTGCGTCTCAATGCCCGCTCCCGACTCAGCAGCGCCAAACTACCCGGGCTGGTGTTCAGCCTCGGCGTGTTTCGCGTGCTGTGTCTCAACCAGACCGAGGGGCTGCGCGACGCTCTGGTATTTCACCACCCGGCGGGCACGCGCTGTTTCTGGTTCCAGTTCCTCCTGGAATGGATCGAAGGCGGCGCAATGCTCGACTTCGGGCACGCCAACGCCGTGCGCCGGATCGTGCTGGCGTTTCTCGACGAGACCTTCGTCCTTGGCCGCTCCTCGCTCGGTTCCTGCCGTCACCTGACCAACAAGCAGAGGGCCTGGGAGCTGCTGCAGCTCACCAGTACCATGGAAATGCTCCCGGAAATCGACCGGGCCGCCGTGAAGGTCTCCCGTTTTCACGGCCGCCAGAACCGGATGCGCCTGAACCACAAGGCCCTCAACGACTGGCGGCTGCCGTACACCCGTGTCGGCGAGGATCGGGTTTCCTTCTGCACGCCCATCTACACCGGCCGCGACTTCGAAGGGGATGTGCTGGAAAGCGGCTTCGGGCTGGGCGAGAGCCATCTCAACCGCAAGCCGCTGACCCATGGCCAAACCGCGCTGCGCTACTGCTTTCGGCAGAAGGACTTCTTTTTCGACACGCAAGCGGAACCGGTCGAACGGGCGGAGGCCAAGTACGACCTGCGCCTGCCGCTGGAATCTCGTCACCGCCTCTGCTTCCAGCTTGGCCGTGCCAGGCTCAACGACGGTCTCGATCTCACCGCCAACCAGGGCGGCATCAGCAATCTGCTGCTCGCCTCCACCGCTGGCTGCGACGCGGACGTCACCCTGGCCGTCGACCGGATCGACCGATGGCGGCGGAGAGGGCCTGTGTTCCGGCTCAATGCGAACACCCTGAACACCCGGTATCTGAGCAATGCGAATCTGACCGGCGAACGGGCCTCGCTTGAAGTCTATGTGGACACGGGCTCTCTCCAGCGCCATCGGGTCGAGACCATGAAGCTGGGCGCGAGCCCGCTCAACACCACCGGCCTGCGCCTCTCCGTTGATCGGACCCGCCCGATGCGCGTCAGCCGCATGCGCCTCAACCAGGCCGGATTCCGTTGGTCGCGGCCGTCCTACCGTTGGCTGTTCCGTCAGCAGGACCTTCACGAGCCCACGCAGGCCGGGTTCGAGGCCGCCACCAATAACTATCGCGCCACCCAGTGGCCCACCTGAAGGAGAACCCATGGCGATTCACCTCTATCTTGACGAAGCGCTGACTCAGCAGATTTCCGAGGGGGATTTTAGCAGCCCCGAGGCCGAGAGCTACAACGGCACCGATGGCGACATCAAGGATCGGCAGATCTACGTCGCCAACGAGCAGACGAGCCTCCCCTCGGCCATCGACGCAGCGCAGACCTCCATCGCCCTGGCCGAACCGCGCTTTGCCGACGGCGAACTCATCATCATCGATGGCGAGCAGATGCTCATCGAAAGCGGCGGCGGCACCGCCAATCTCACCGTGCAACGGGGCGTGGCCAACACCGCTCCGGCCGTACACGACGCCGGGACGACCGTCTATTCCGGCTACGACTACACCGGGCTGGTGCTCGATCCCATCGACGAAACCGGCACCGACGAATCGGTCTGGTACCGCCTGGCCCTGACCCAGGCAGGACTCGACACCGCCACCCAGGGCGCACCGCTCAACCTCGGCGACAAGGCATACCAGCAGACGCTGTCTTTCTGGCGGCGCTGCACCGTGCTCCCGAGCACGCCGGTGCAAAACAAACTCGACATCAAGCTGCGCCTGACCGGCACGGAAAACCCGATTCTCTAAGGAGGCCGCCATGGCATACCACAGCATTCAAGGACTCGCCCACGGTCGGCTCGACCTGCTCAATCAACTGCGGACCTTCCTGGTGACCACCACCGGCTGGACCCTGCATGACGACCAGTCGGCCGACCCGCAGCCGTATTTCGTCTTCAAGTCTCACGGGGAATCGGGGGCCGAGGACGTCTATCTGCAGTTCCGTATCAGCACCACCTCCGGGCGGATTCACGTCGCGGCATTCCAGTATTGGGACGCGGCCACCCACACCGGCGTCAATGAGGCTTCGCACACCAGTTACACCTACCTGCGGGTGGAGGACAGTGCCGACTTCATCTTCTGGCTGTTCGCCGACCTGAACCACGTCTTCGTGGTCACCAAGCTCGTCTCCACCTACTACGGCCATTACAGCGGATTGCTGAAACGCTTCTGGTCCGGGGCCGTCGCGCTCACGCAGGCGGCAGTCACCGCCGGAAGCGGCGTGGTGCTTCAGGTCAACGACGCCACCGTGGTCACGCCCGGGCAGGACTATGTGATCAAGGATGACGCGGGCATCGAACGCGTGCGGGTGAGCGCCACCGACACCGTCGCCACGCCGAACACCATCACCATCGAGACCCTCGTTCGGGATTACGCATCGGGAGCCAAGATCGGCGAGGACCCGCAGCCGGTCGTCAACAGCTACTACAACGCGCCGGGCACCTTCTACGCCGTGAACAAGTTCGACGGCTGGACTTCCGCGTCCGGCCAGCAGGGCCGCTGCGGCGCGGCAAATGGTGGGCTCCAGGGCGAAACCGATCCGGAGATGCGCTACGGCACCACCATCCTCTTTCCCTGGCTCGCCTCGATGTCCGGCTCCGCCGCCTACCAGGAACTGCGCGGCGAACTCATCGAGATCTTCGCCGTGGGCGGCGGCAATGTCGCCTCGGAAGACACCATTCAAATCGGAACGGACAGCTACCGCGTGTTCAACCTGACCACCGGCGGCTGGTGCGCGGTGAAGGAGTAACGCCATGGTAACGCATAGCGGAAAGCTCAAAGCCGTCACCAGGATCACCGGTCAGCGTCGTCCGGAAACGCTTGTGTCCATGAACCGTGGTCAGGCGCTCAAGCTCAGCGGGAGGATTCGCCGTGGCCGTGCATAAGGGACAACTGGCATCAATCACCACCCACAGAGGCATCCGGCGACCGGAACTGCTCGCCATTGGAGCGGCGCAACCCGGAGCGCTTTTCGAGCTGTTTTCCGGGGCACCGGCCAGGCGAACGGTGATGGTCCAAGCCGACAGCGCAGTACGGGTCGCCCATCGGCTCGAACGTCGATCCGACCTCGCGCTTCGCGTGAACAACCGCCTGAACCGGAGCGCCGACCTGTGGCTCGTCGTCCATGGCCGTCTGGGCGTCGATGCCGACGCGGCGGTGCGGGTGACGCGCCCCTGGCTGCGGAGCATCGACACCAGCGTCCGGACGTCCGGCGCACACATCAGCCTATCCGACACCGTTCAGCGCATCGCGATCCCGGCCGAACTGCTGGCCGACACGCGCCAGATCCTGTTCGCGGTGCTCATCGATCAAGACCACGAAATTCAGACCTAAAGGAGAACAGCAATGGCACTGGGACTCATCGTCAAAACCGGCCGGATACTGACGGCCAAACTCCTCCTCGGCCAGGCCGTGGACGGCATCACCCACTGCGCCATCGGCGACGGGGATGCCAGTTTTACCGACCCGCAGAATCCGCCCGCGCCGGACATCGGCCAGACCGGGCTCAGAAACGAACGCGCCCGCAAGCGCTACTACAAGCGAACCTTTCTCAAGGAGGACGCCGAAGGAGCGCTGCTGGTCAACGGCGTGCGCTACCTGGAAACCGGCGAGGAGACCAACACCATCGGTGTCTTCTTCCGCTTCGACGAGGCCGAGGCCAACGGCATCACCATCCGTGAATACGGCTTCTTCGGCGGCGACGTGCAGTACGTGGAAAGCGTCACCGGGGATCTCGCCATGGGCGGCGTGTTCCATCAGGACACCAACCCGACCGGCGAGGTGCTGCACCCGGGCTACCTGTACGAGGTGAAGAACATTCCCGACTTCAACAAGATTTCCGACACCCGCGTGGAGCTGGTCGGGATCATCAAGATCTAACTGGAGGATTCAAACATGAGCATCTCACGCGAGACATTCGACCCGACCAAGAACTACAAGCGCATCCGCTACCATCAGGATCGCGACCTGCTGGATTCCGAACTCAACGAGCAGCAGGACATCATCAACCTGGAGCGGCGCAAGATCGCCGACATCCTTTTCAAGGAAGGCTCCATCATCATGGGCCTCGAGGTCAGCGCGGCCGCCAACGTCCTGACCCTGGCCCCGGGCGTGGTCTACATCGACGGCCATCTGGAACAGGTGAGCGGCGCGACCCTGACCTATGACCCGGCCACCACCAGCGGGGCAGATTACGTTTACGTGGAGCTGCTGAAGTACAACTACGGCTACACCCAGGACCCGGCCTTGATCAATCCGGCCACCGGCGAGCCCACCGCCGAGCGGGAAAAATGGGTTCTCTCTCTCAAGGCGACGGATACCAGCGGCCAGACGCTGCCCAACAACGTGGCCGAGCGCCGGGTGATCCCGATTTACAAGTTCGACCGCGAGAGCGGAGACGTCACGCCCACGGTGCAGGAGAAGTCCAACCTCTACCTACGTGATCTGCTGGGCACGCTGCCGGGTAGCCGGATCACCGTCTCCTCGATCACCGAGGACCAGCTCTCATTCGCCGCCGCCGAGGGTCTCAACTCACTGATTCAGAACCTGGCCGAGCGCACCTTCGACCAGGCAGGAAGCTACCTGGTGCGGGGATTCGACACCTTTATCGGCGGGGTCGATGACGACAGTGTGGAGGCGATCACCAACGCCGGACGCGCCTACATCCAGGGCTTCCGGCATCAGCGCGATCTACCCACCTCGACCCTGGTGCCCAAATCCATCGCCACCAAATCGGTGCGCGGCGAGCAGAAGACCTTCGACATCAACAAGCGCCGCTATCCGGTCAACTCCACGCCGCTCAAGGAGACGACCCAGGTGGAGGCCATCGTCGAGATTACCCGCAACGTCACTCGTGGCTCGGTGGGCGGCGGCGAAGACCTGCTCGACCCCAATCCGGTAGTGGACATCCTCGAGGTCAGCCAGGGAGCGACCATCTTCCAAGAGGGCGTGGACTGGCAGCAGTCGGGCAACCATGTCGACTGGCTCGGCTCCGGTAACGAACCGGCCATCGGCACCACCTACACGGTGCGCTGGACCTACACCAAGCAGATGGTCAAGGGCACCGACTACGTGGACAGCGGCTGGTTCGGACAGGCCAACCATCCGGCGGCCGGAAACTATTTCTATCTGGTGACCGCCTACAACGCCACCGGCGAGACGGCCTTCAACGCCGCTGCGGTCGTTGCCCGGGCCACCACCGCCGGGGAGATGAACAAGCTCTCTTGGCTACCGGTCAGCGGCGCGACCGGCTATCGCGTCTACCGGGCCGCCACCAACGGCGCACGCACCGACTACAAGCGACTGATGGAACTGGGCAGCGAGGCGCTCTCCTACGTCGACGACGGCGTCGAGGAGATCGGCACCGCTTCGCCTCCGTCCACCAACACGGCCGGACTCACCATGTCGCCGGTGCAGCTCGAGCTGGGCAACCTCAATGTGATCAACTTCGGGCGCGGCAGCCTCGGCGACCAGCCGGTGAACGGTTCCAACTGCAGCCTGGACTACGACTATTACCTTGGCCGTCGCGACATCGTTTACGCCACCACCACCGAGATCAAGCGGCTGGAAGGGGCTCCGGCCGATTTCCCGAAGCTGCCCATCGTGCCAGAAAACGCCCTGGGGCTGTGCAGCATCGACTGCCCCCCCAACTCCATCGACATGGAGATCCGCAACTTCGGCCTGACCCGCATCACCATGGACCAGATCCACGACATCATTCAGGACGTCGAGGACCTGAAGTACAACGACGCCCAGTACCAGATGAACAACGAGCTGCAGAACCGGGACGCCCAGACCAAGAAAGGCATCTACTCGGACGACTTCTCGAACACCGCCCAGTCGGACATCTACCACGCCGAATGGGACGCCCGGGTCAACGAGATCGCCCGTTTCGTCGCGCCGGACCGCATTCCGCACTCCACCGTGCTCTCGGTCGATCAGGCGGGCAGCAACGCGAGCTTCTTCGGCAGCCTGGCGCTGCTGCCGGGCAACGAGACCGTGCTGGTGGAGCAGAACGACTGGTCCGAGGAGCGCAACATCAACCCCTACGCCGTGTTCGACAAGCCCCCGGCCATGCTGCAGATCACGCCCAACCTCGGGCGGCGCGGCCAGACCGGCATTGCCGTCACCGGTATCAACTTCACCCCGAGCAAGTCCGGCATCGTGCTGCGCTGCGACGGCCAAGTGATGGCCAGCAACCTGATCAGCGACGAGGCCGGTCGGGTCAGCGCCTCCTTCACCATTCCGACCAACGCCCGCAACGGCAACCGCATCGTGGAGATGGCCGACGGCGTCTACTCGGCCCGGGCCAGCCTGCAGATCAACGATCCGCTGGTCATCACCCGCATCGAGCGCATCATCGAAAACCGCATCATCCGCGTGCCCGTGGTGCAGGTGGTCTGGCGCACCCAGACCATCTTCGTGCCCCGCGATCCGCTGGCCCAGACCTTCAGCTTCACCCAAAACCAGGTGATCTCCAGCATCGGACTGCAGTTCACCGCCAGGGACCCGAGCATCCCGGTCACGGTGCAAATTCGCGGCGTCACCACCGGTCTGCCCAACGGCGTGGTGTTCGCCGAGAAGGTGCTGGCCCCGAACGAAATCAGCCTGAGCGGCGAGACCCGCATTCGCTTCGACGACCCGTTCTACGCCGAGGCCAACACCAGCTATTCCGTGGTGCTGCTGACCAACAGCACTAATTACAAGGTCCGCACCGCCACCCTCGGCAAGATGGGCCGCTGGGGCATCATCACCCGGCAGACCTACATGGAAGGCGTGCTGCTGGAGAGCTCCAACGCCGAAACCTGGACGCCGCTCAACGGCTCCGACCTGGCGATGAAGATCTACGGCTACAACTTTCAATCCGAGGGCATGATCCGCTTCCAGCCGATCACCGGCGTGCAGTTCTCCGACATCAACCTCGACGAGTACTCGGCCATCCCCCAGGGCACCGGCCTCGACTGGGAATACTCCACCGACGGCGGCGTGACCTGGGACGCCATGGTTCCCGCAGAGGAGGAGCGGCTGCCCAACCTCGCCACCCGGGTCCAGATCCGCGTGCGCCTGAGCAGCTCGCTTTCCAACGACACCCCGGCCATCAACTTCCGCGACGTCAACCTGGTGGGCTACCTCAACAAGACCACCGGGGCATACCTGACCCGCGAGAACGAGCTGACCCAGGGCGTGGAATCGACCAAGGCCTATGTGCAGATGCAAATCCCCAGCGGCACCACCCTGCAATGGTTCGCCAGCAACGACGGCGGCCTGACCTGGGAGGCGATGACCATCCAGGACACCCGGCCCATCGACGAGAACTGGACCGAGTACACCCTGGTGCGCACCTTCACCGACAACACCGGCAACAAGGTCCGCTACAAGGCTGAGATGACCGGCACGCCGCTGATCTACCCGCGCATCCATTCGCTGGGCGCGACCCTGAGCTAAGGAGGCACGGCCATGATCGTTCGACGCAAAGGCGGCCTGACCGAGTTCATCCCCACGCCGCAGGAGAAGCGCGACGGCCTGATCCGCGACCACGCCCTGGGACTGCTGGAGAATCTGCACCAGCGCCTGGCGCGGCTGGAACGGGCATCAAAGCTCCCGGCCGCAGAAGCGGAGGCCTTCACAGCTCTGCTGGCGCGGATGCGGGCCGACGAGTCGCGCAACCTCGAGCTGCACGCCAGCCTGATCACCTCTGATACCGCCTCCGGCTGACCGGCTCACTGCCACCGCCAACCCAGAACCCCGGATATGGTCAGCCCGTTCCGGGGTTTCTGCCGCCTATGCGCCGCCAAATCCGGCCAAGTTCGCAAGTCATTGAAAATAAAGGTGTTAAATGTCGGCTTCGGCTGTTCTTCTACTTGATTTGTGTCCAGAAAGAAGCATTCATTCATGGTGTAAGCGGAGGCTGAAAAGCCTTGCCTGACAACGACTTAGAAGCGCAATGAACGACGGAGGCACGCATGAACCTGAAAGAGATCCACTACGGG from Pseudodesulfovibrio aespoeensis Aspo-2 includes the following:
- a CDS encoding GPW/gp25 family protein, giving the protein MSYDFLGKGLRYPFRFQSVSGGTQISAATSREHEHIRESILQILGTRIGERFMNPEFGSRLKDLVFEQNDEVLKGLLRHYVIDAIKRWEKRVIITEVHFDDRPLDIDGNLLLVHIAYRVIQSQVDGNLVYPFYREDPNNPAPSYPQPEPEPEPPPVRRVRLSPDVRSLFNLLWFDAAEMSPDPNDFFIWPAGEYEVAYIEGAFQDRNGKWIVSDPGDNHGHYLTFEGAPETEAPQAEHALYLAASGLGFDTQSQAEDNAAGTVHRITTLEPGRIGLFYFEGKKESHYLNNTSGQPNPVWQLRGPL
- a CDS encoding baseplate J/gp47 family protein; amino-acid sequence: MGRASIGYINKDYESIRQELLAKIPQLTDRWTDFNHSDLGVVLLDLFCGVGDMLAYYLDAQAAEAFLPTARQRQNVINLCKLIGYRLDSPVASTTTLRFRLSAPLGKDLTIPAGTACRALLSDGEADFETVEDGLIPRGVLSVDIPARQGVRRTETFTSTGLPFQRIRLTGDVIAQGTITVTVGDDAWSEVDHFQDSLADSRHFMADLDALDISTLIFGDGQSGAVPAQGSAITVSYLQTIGDQGNLGPNRISQLLSPVYLDGGQVSLTVTNPVPATGGASREALEHARRQAPAELRSLWKAVTLEDYQALAEGYPGVAKAKVLDTNACQNIRYYNVQLAIAPNGGGMPSALLKRDLAEFLERRKVITVEINLFDPIYRPVSIDAEVYIWPGEPLENVRSRIEAALTDFFSFDEVSFGQTIHFSDLVALIDGVRGVSHMHLYAPQQDIELRHGEIPVLGTVNLDLRRAG
- a CDS encoding phage tail protein, with the translated sequence MSDWFKDNLLGLLPPLYEHNDEAGDLRTFLSLPAGTLDELKQAIDDFPTIFDVDHCDERFLPLLARLVGLEVDGTCSPDCQRRRVREAVEIYRRKGTIPAIERDFDALGWQGELQETFRSALRLNARSRLSSAKLPGLVFSLGVFRVLCLNQTEGLRDALVFHHPAGTRCFWFQFLLEWIEGGAMLDFGHANAVRRIVLAFLDETFVLGRSSLGSCRHLTNKQRAWELLQLTSTMEMLPEIDRAAVKVSRFHGRQNRMRLNHKALNDWRLPYTRVGEDRVSFCTPIYTGRDFEGDVLESGFGLGESHLNRKPLTHGQTALRYCFRQKDFFFDTQAEPVERAEAKYDLRLPLESRHRLCFQLGRARLNDGLDLTANQGGISNLLLASTAGCDADVTLAVDRIDRWRRRGPVFRLNANTLNTRYLSNANLTGERASLEVYVDTGSLQRHRVETMKLGASPLNTTGLRLSVDRTRPMRVSRMRLNQAGFRWSRPSYRWLFRQQDLHEPTQAGFEAATNNYRATQWPT
- a CDS encoding DUF4815 domain-containing protein, yielding MSISRETFDPTKNYKRIRYHQDRDLLDSELNEQQDIINLERRKIADILFKEGSIIMGLEVSAAANVLTLAPGVVYIDGHLEQVSGATLTYDPATTSGADYVYVELLKYNYGYTQDPALINPATGEPTAEREKWVLSLKATDTSGQTLPNNVAERRVIPIYKFDRESGDVTPTVQEKSNLYLRDLLGTLPGSRITVSSITEDQLSFAAAEGLNSLIQNLAERTFDQAGSYLVRGFDTFIGGVDDDSVEAITNAGRAYIQGFRHQRDLPTSTLVPKSIATKSVRGEQKTFDINKRRYPVNSTPLKETTQVEAIVEITRNVTRGSVGGGEDLLDPNPVVDILEVSQGATIFQEGVDWQQSGNHVDWLGSGNEPAIGTTYTVRWTYTKQMVKGTDYVDSGWFGQANHPAAGNYFYLVTAYNATGETAFNAAAVVARATTAGEMNKLSWLPVSGATGYRVYRAATNGARTDYKRLMELGSEALSYVDDGVEEIGTASPPSTNTAGLTMSPVQLELGNLNVINFGRGSLGDQPVNGSNCSLDYDYYLGRRDIVYATTTEIKRLEGAPADFPKLPIVPENALGLCSIDCPPNSIDMEIRNFGLTRITMDQIHDIIQDVEDLKYNDAQYQMNNELQNRDAQTKKGIYSDDFSNTAQSDIYHAEWDARVNEIARFVAPDRIPHSTVLSVDQAGSNASFFGSLALLPGNETVLVEQNDWSEERNINPYAVFDKPPAMLQITPNLGRRGQTGIAVTGINFTPSKSGIVLRCDGQVMASNLISDEAGRVSASFTIPTNARNGNRIVEMADGVYSARASLQINDPLVITRIERIIENRIIRVPVVQVVWRTQTIFVPRDPLAQTFSFTQNQVISSIGLQFTARDPSIPVTVQIRGVTTGLPNGVVFAEKVLAPNEISLSGETRIRFDDPFYAEANTSYSVVLLTNSTNYKVRTATLGKMGRWGIITRQTYMEGVLLESSNAETWTPLNGSDLAMKIYGYNFQSEGMIRFQPITGVQFSDINLDEYSAIPQGTGLDWEYSTDGGVTWDAMVPAEEERLPNLATRVQIRVRLSSSLSNDTPAINFRDVNLVGYLNKTTGAYLTRENELTQGVESTKAYVQMQIPSGTTLQWFASNDGGLTWEAMTIQDTRPIDENWTEYTLVRTFTDNTGNKVRYKAEMTGTPLIYPRIHSLGATLS